Proteins found in one Eretmochelys imbricata isolate rEreImb1 chromosome 9, rEreImb1.hap1, whole genome shotgun sequence genomic segment:
- the LOC144270372 gene encoding uncharacterized protein LOC144270372 has protein sequence MMQMVTGTHFWGNCVILVMSPSICPSFASPLQDVVKRSEVAPNKPKTKLEDISEALLNFFNPGRLQLTLRLFALGIGGMIILGCLPFFCCTYLQGSKCANPLLRANKEVEQIVQKQTDRSENIGGYLLDLLREDAKDHKRKKKEKMSADLEQPGQDKDASVT, from the exons ATGATGCAAATGGTGACTGGTACTCACTTTTGGGGGAACTGTGTGATTTTGGTGATGTCTCCTAGCATCTGTCCAA GTTTTGCTTCACCACTTCAGGATGTTGTAAAAAGAAGTGAAGTGGCACCCAACAAACCTAAAACGAAGCTAGAAGATATATCGGAAGCTCTATTAAATTTCTTCAATCCAGGGA GACTTCAGCTGACACTGCGACTGTTTGCACTTGGAATAGGAGGAATGATTATTTTGGGGTGTCTGCCATTTTTCTGCTGTACATATTTACAGGGAAG TAAGTGTGCCAACCCTTTGCTAAGAGCAAACAAAGAAGTTGAGCAAATTGTGCAGAAGCAAACAGATAGGAGTGAAAACATTGGTGGCTATTTACTGGATTTACTTAGAGAAGATGCTAAGGACCACAAGCGCAAGAAGAAAG AGAAAATGTCAGCTGATCTTGAACAGCCTGGGCAAGACAAGGATGCCAGTGTAACCTGA